The nucleotide window TCGCAAGACAACATAGCATTTTGAGCTTTTCAAGTCATTGAACTTGTTCGCCAGTCCTGAATACATAAACTCCTGCAATAGCCAAAACTCAGTCATTATATCATTACAAAATCATGTACCAACAACTACATAAAATTAGTCAAAGATAGCTGATAAGAGATAAGAAACGTAATGTTACCAAGTGTAGGCATCAAAAGGGACAGCACAGCAATTCCAGCAATCTTTAATGGCAAGCCAATCTTAATCATATCTTGGATTTCAATGTGGCCAGTTGCAAACCCTACGGTATTTGAAGGGGTTGCTGTTGGAAGCAAGAAAGCAAATTGAGCCCCAATGCCTCCTGGAATCATGAGAAGGAGTGGATGCACATGCATAGTTTTTGCTATTTGAATCAGGAGAGGAACAATAAGCGTCGCAGTGGCATTGTTTGATGTGATTAACTCAGTGATGGTACTACTGATGAGACAGACAGCCGGTGTCATGGCTAAATATGGGACTGCCTCCAAGAAATCTAAGCTTTCTGATAATATATCTGCAAGGCCACTAGATCGAACCCCGTCAGCGATGGCTAAACCGGCACCTAGTAACAATATGATGTTCCAGGGTAGCTTCTTGCATTTGTCCCAGTCCATCAACTTCTcacccttttgctttttgcttGGAACTATAAACAGCAAAGTTGCAATCATAACCTACATGGTTTCAAGTCACACTTCAAAATCTGATCCAACTACAAAAGGGAAGGCCTCTGTTAATCTTAAGCAATGTGAAGGGCCAATACTCACACTGACAGTTCCGTCTCCGGCAAGCCCCTTGAAGAGGACTCCCCAGCCAGGAATATCCTCTGTTATGCTTCTTGTCATCCACAAAACTATCAGCATCTGCACAAAACTCTTCTTGTCATAAGAATTGGAAGACATATCCACATTCTAACACACTCAGAAGAACTAAGCAAAACTAAGTGGCAACGCACCGAAAACAAAGCCAACACCATCTTCTCAGCATAAGCCATTGGACCTGCCCGTGCCGCATCAACACTAATAAGTTGATTTGGAAATACAATTAGCTACAAGGTGTTGTCTAGTGCCTAAAATTGGATAGTGAACATTAGGCCAATAATTCACACACCAGTTCAAATGCGTTAGCCAATTCTGGCATGTTGGGTTCTTCACAACCattaccaaacaaaaaagagagaaaaaagagagcagAAAGATAGTAGGACcaattcattgaaaaaaatatgacaaCTTGAGGTGCTCCCCTGTCCTACCTACCTAACATTTCGAGCTCCTCCTTCAAATGGGCTTTGTCGAAATAAACAGAGAGAGCCTGGCCTGAACTCCTGGAGCAATACAAGCAGCACAGTAAAGCCCACAAAGCCAAGAACATCAACAGAGCCGAAGGGAAAGCAAACAAGAACCAGGTGCTGAAGGTGACTGGAGCTGCCTCTGGGAAATAGCTCTGCCACATCCCAACCAATATGAGATTGACACCTGTCCCCGTGAGAGTGCTCATGCCTCCTATGGTTATGGAGTATAACACGCCAAGAACCACCGCTCTGCAAAACTTGCCCACAACGACGGACTGATTGGGGCCTGTCGGAAAGCGTCGAAGGATGCCGGTGGCGACGGGCATCATCATCACGGCCGTGGCCACGTTGTGCATCCACATGCTCACGAAGGCTGCTGTCCCACATATCCCCAGTAGCAGCAATGGCGGATTCAGGGGATCTCCACAGAACACCAGGGttatctataaataaataaataaaagattcaAAATTTATATGCAATGTGCGTTAATTGTTGTGAGAAAACCAAAACTAGAAGATAACTCACATTCAAGGCCAATCTTTTGTGTATATTATAATGCTCGACGGCAAGAGCCAATATGAAGCTTCCAAGAACAAGGGCAATGACATCGTTCATGTAAGAGTGGGCAACATCATCAGCAGAGGCAATGCCAAAGAGCGGGAAGAGGAAGAGCGGGGACATGGAGGTAATTGGCATGGGCACTGCCTCTGTGAGCCACCAAGCAAAAATCCATGCAAGCACTGCCAACATGTTGCGGCTGGTGGTGAGGGAGCCATCTAGGTTGACATGGAGACATATAATGGTGCTCAAAAGAGGCCCTAGCAGGAtgttgaagttgttggatgTTAGAATGGATTTCAATGATGAAGGGAATTTTATCCGTGACCTTTGGTTTGGATCATCAAGTGGGAGAAGTGGGGTTTTGGGGTCATCGGAGGGGGGAATATCCATTTGATTTCTTGTTGATATTAGAGTGTGAGcaaattcaagttcaaattccctttttctttctaatgttCCATTTTTGTGTTCATTAATCTGCAATTTGATACTAAACGTCATTTATTTGCTAAGGGTCATCCAATCATGTAGCATGGGAGTAGGAGCGCGTTATTGCCGCTCCTCTCTTGCATTCCCCGTATTCTTGGAGAAAAAAAGGGGCGTCTCATACATATAGCCCATACGCGCCACTCACATTATACACTTGAGCATAACTGCAAGTAATGTTTGTAGGAAAAGCAAATATAGCATTCTCCTAAGAAACTTTTATACAACACATACAGATCAGAGAAATAATGAGATACACAGAATTGAAAACTATATATAATTGCAAATGGCTGCAATCATAGATGTACATACCAAGCTCTACCTACCAACGAAGGAATGCAAAAAAGAAGCAGGGGAAAATTGTGAGAGAAGAGAAGTATTTTTGTGCTTGTGAGTGTgactatatatacatacacacacacacaatatttttcttatgCCCTGAGCTTGAGATTTCACAAGACATGAAAATATTTCGAATTTTCAAGTCATTGAACTGGTCCGTTAGTCCCAAATACATATGCTCCTGCAATAGCCAAAAATTCATTAGTGACTTGTGAAAATtggtcaaaaacaaaatacttaGCTGATAACTGAGACACTAGGAATGTTACCAAGTGTAGGCATCAAAAGGGAGAGCACAGCAATTCCAGCAATCTTTAATGGCAACCCGGTTTTGATCATATCTTGGATTTCAATGTGGCCAGTGGTAAATCCAACTACATTTGAAGGTGTTCCTGTTGgaagcaagaaagaaaattgtgCCCCAATGGCTCCAGGAACCATAAGGAGGAGTGGATTTACATGCATGATTTTGGCTATTTGAATTAGAAGAGGCACAACCAGCGTGGTGGTGGAGTTGTTTGATGTAAACTCAGTGATGGTGCTACTTATGAGACAGACGGCAGGCGCAATGGCAAAATATGGAACTGCCTCCAAGAAATCTAAGGCTTTTGATAAAATGTCTGCAAGGCCACTGGTTCGAACTCCGTCGGCAATGGCAAAACCAGCTCCTAGTAACAATATGATGTTCCAAGGTAGCTTCTTGCATTTGTTCCAGTCCATCAACTTctctcccttttgctttttgttcGGAATTATGAACAGCAAAGTTGCCATCATGACCTACATGGttaatttctaattaatcCAAATTCACAACAAAAGgtcatttttcaagttttgttgGTAAATTTTGAAGGGCCAAGCAAATACTCACACTGACTGTTCCATCACCAGCACGCCCTTTGAAGAGGGCTCCCCACCCAGGAATGTCATCTGTTATGCTTCTTGTCATCCACAAAACTATCAGCATCTGCACAAAACTCTTCTTGTCatcattataattataattgaaACACATATCCAATTCAACCATCAAAGTCAACATGTATGTACACTTCAGAATGAAGTAAAAGTCAAACGTACCGAAAACACAGCCAATATCATCTTCTCAGCAAAAACCATTGGACCTGTTTCATCACAACAACACTTGTAATTAGCTGACTTGGAAAAATGAATTAGACAGAGGGTGATGAGTTCAATTCAGATtcagagagaaaataaaagagaaaaatagacaCTAActgattatatataatattgtaCCTAACATTTCAAGCTCCCTCTTCAAATGGGCCTTGTCCAAATAACCAGAGAGAGCCTGGCTTGAATTccttgagcaatacaagcaacaaAGTATAACCCACAAAGCCAAGAACATGAGCAAGGCCAGAGggaacccaaaaaagaaccAGGTGCTGAAGCTGATGGGCTCTGCATCTGGAAAATAGCTCTTCCACATTCCAACCAATATGAGATTGACACCTGTCCCCGTGAGAGTGCTCATCCCTCCTATGGCTGTGGAGTATATCACTCCCAGAACCACAGCCCTGCAGTACTTGCTCACAGCGACGGACTGGTCGGGACCCACTGGAAAGCGCTGGAGGATCCCGGTGGCAACCGGCATCATTATCACAGCTGCTGCCACGTTGTGCATCCACATGCTGACGAAAGCTGTCGTGGCGCATATCCCCAGCAGGAGCAGCGGGGGATTCAGTGGATCTCCGCAGAATAGCATGGTTATCTGTGTAGATGGCCCACCACATACCGTGAATCACTTTCAGTCTCAGTCTCACTCGAATAATAATTGAGACACTATTTTAGTACGATAATTCAGAATTTAAAATGCTTTTTATGCTATGAAATTGACAACaattattgtaatatttaatttatgaaacaaGTCCAAGTGAACATATGTAAGACACGGATTTCTTTTTAACATAACCATCCTAAACTATTCTAGTGCACGAAGGAGATAGAGATTAAACTCTTGTAAAAGTGCGGTCAACTAGCCTAATTTACGTATTCAAACATAGATTAGTATTTAACATATGATAGACCAACAGTAAGAAAAATTCTGATTTCGTTTTCTGGTTAGATCATAggggttaattaatttacgATAACCAAAGAAAAGATGACAAGTTTGAAAACTAaaccatattattattattattattattatattagaGTAGAGATTAGAGATTAGAGAAACTGACGTTCAAGGCCAATCTTCTGTGTATGTTATAATGCTCAACAGCAAGAGCCAGGATGAAGCTTCCAAGAACAAGCGCAATGACATCATCCATGTAAGAGTGAGCGACATCATCAGCAGAGGCAATTCCAAAGAGCGGGAAGAGAAAGAGCGGAGACATGGAGGTGATGGGCATAGGCACAGCCTCTGTGAGCCACCAAGCAAAGACCCAAACAAGCACTGCCAGCATGTTCCGGCTAGCCACAGGGCCATCTAGCTTCACACAGAGGCATATAATAGTGCACAGAAGAGGTCCTAGGAGGACGGACAAGGTCTTGAGTGTTAGAATGGATTTCAAACCTGACAGGAAGCTTTGTGACCGTTGGATTGGATCGTGATCGTGATCGTGATCGTGgtggagagggagaagtgGGGATTTGGGGTCATCGGAGATGGGATGATCCATctgaaaattaattgagtttgGATTGGAGCAATGAATATAAATGGTTGCTGGCTTTTGTATAGAAGAAAGGAAGTAGCAGACGAGTTTGCCTTTCCTTTTATAATTACGATGTTCCACATTTACATTCTTGTATTCTAGTGTTTACAGAATTGGATTTTGCCACTAATGAATGCTATTTATTTGCTAAGGGTATAGCCAAGACCATGGCCAAGTATGACATTTTGTTATTAGAGAGTAGAGACGGTCTTCCACTCCAATTTG belongs to Prunus persica cultivar Lovell chromosome G4, Prunus_persica_NCBIv2, whole genome shotgun sequence and includes:
- the LOC18780397 gene encoding tonoplast dicarboxylate transporter, producing MDHPISDDPKSPLLPLHHDHDHDHDPIQRSQSFLSGLKSILTLKTLSVLLGPLLCTIICLCVKLDGPVASRNMLAVLVWVFAWWLTEAVPMPITSMSPLFLFPLFGIASADDVAHSYMDDVIALVLGSFILALAVEHYNIHRRLALNITMLFCGDPLNPPLLLLGICATTAFVSMWMHNVAAAVIMMPVATGILQRFPVGPDQSVAVSKYCRAVVLGVIYSTAIGGMSTLTGTGVNLILVGMWKSYFPDAEPISFSTWFFFGFPLALLMFLALWVILCCLYCSRNSSQALSGYLDKAHLKRELEMLGPMVFAEKMILAVFSMLIVLWMTRSITDDIPGWGALFKGRAGDGTVSVMMATLLFIIPNKKQKGEKLMDWNKCKKLPWNIILLLGAGFAIADGVRTSGLADILSKALDFLEAVPYFAIAPAVCLISSTITEFTSNNSTTTLVVPLLIQIAKIMHVNPLLLMVPGAIGAQFSFLLPTGTPSNVVGFTTGHIEIQDMIKTGLPLKIAGIAVLSLLMPTLGAYVFGTNGPVQ
- the LOC109948466 gene encoding tonoplast dicarboxylate transporter-like; the protein is MTFSIKLQINEHKNGTLERKREFELEFAHTLISTRNQMDIPPSDDPKTPLLPLDDPNQRSRIKFPSSLKSILTSNNFNILLGPLLSTIICLHVNLDGSLTTSRNMLAVLAWIFAWWLTEAVPMPITSMSPLFLFPLFGIASADDVAHSYMNDVIALVLGSFILALAVEHYNIHKRLALNITLVFCGDPLNPPLLLLGICGTAAFVSMWMHNVATAVMMMPVATGILRRFPTGPNQSVVVGKFCRAVVLGVLYSITIGGMSTLTGTGVNLILVGMWQSYFPEAAPVTFSTWFLFAFPSALLMFLALWALLCCLYCSRSSGQALSVYFDKAHLKEELEMLGPMAYAEKMVLALFSMLIVLWMTRSITEDIPGWGVLFKGLAGDGTVSVMIATLLFIVPSKKQKGEKLMDWDKCKKLPWNIILLLGAGLAIADGVRSSGLADILSESLDFLEAVPYLAMTPAVCLISSTITELITSNNATATLIVPLLIQIAKTMHVHPLLLMIPGGIGAQFAFLLPTATPSNTVGFATGHIEIQDMIKIGLPLKIAGIAVLSLLMPTLGVYVFRTGEQVQ